One window of the Chitinophaga niabensis genome contains the following:
- a CDS encoding ABC transporter ATP-binding protein — protein MNLLTVSDIQKKEGEDFALKGISFTQQPFYNIAVTGESGSGKSTLMKIIAGLVQPDAGEVYFEGQKVKGPNDKLIPGHPGIAYLSQHFELRNNYRIEELLSYANKLSDEDALNLYKIAQIDHFLKRKNDQLSGGEKQRIALARLLVTAPRLLILDEPFSNLDLIHKNTLKSVIHDIGEKLRISCLLVSHDPLDTLSWADEIIVMKDGAVVQQGKPEEIYQKPANEYVAGLFGKYNLVGSKRLFVRPENFKIVKGGSFAMEGTVEKVAFLGSAWELTVQLKEQRITVQTDLRSISKGDTLYVSVPQEGAWFL, from the coding sequence ATGAACTTACTAACAGTATCAGACATACAAAAGAAGGAAGGAGAGGATTTTGCACTGAAAGGGATCAGCTTTACGCAACAGCCGTTCTACAACATCGCTGTCACCGGCGAATCCGGCTCCGGCAAAAGCACTTTAATGAAGATCATTGCAGGGTTGGTGCAGCCTGATGCCGGCGAAGTATATTTCGAAGGTCAGAAAGTAAAAGGCCCCAACGATAAACTGATTCCCGGCCATCCCGGCATCGCTTATCTGTCCCAGCACTTTGAACTCAGGAACAACTACAGGATAGAGGAACTCCTCTCATACGCCAACAAATTATCAGACGAAGACGCACTGAACCTCTATAAAATAGCGCAGATCGACCATTTCCTGAAAAGAAAGAACGACCAGCTCTCCGGCGGAGAAAAACAACGCATTGCACTGGCGCGCCTTCTGGTCACTGCACCACGACTCTTAATCCTGGACGAACCATTCTCCAACCTGGACCTCATTCACAAGAACACCCTTAAGTCCGTGATCCACGATATCGGGGAAAAACTCAGGATCTCCTGTCTCCTTGTATCCCACGACCCTTTGGATACACTTTCCTGGGCCGATGAGATCATTGTGATGAAAGATGGAGCTGTTGTACAGCAGGGAAAACCCGAAGAGATCTACCAAAAGCCGGCAAACGAGTATGTGGCAGGGTTATTTGGAAAATACAACCTGGTAGGTTCCAAACGTTTATTTGTGCGCCCGGAGAACTTCAAAATAGTAAAGGGTGGCAGCTTTGCGATGGAAGGTACCGTAGAAAAAGTGGCCTTCCTGGGAAGCGCCTGGGAATTAACGGTACAATTAAAGGAACAAAGGATCACCGTACAAACAGATCTGCGGAGTATCTCCAAAGGGGATACCTTGTATGTATCAGTACCGCAGGAAGGTGCCTGGTTCCTGTAA
- a CDS encoding glycoside hydrolase family 9 protein, with product MFLLSLYIVLNQAGFYPDAPKVAVVTNAPAASKFYVINADKKDTVFFADLGEEKQSGNSDTKTRIADFTKLTTKGNFFIHVPGVGNSYIFKISDDANREVAIATLKGFYYQRVSMPLEEKYAGKWHRPAGHPDTAVYIHPSAADEKRPAGTIISSPGGWYDAGDYNKYIVNSGITMGTLLSAYEDFPVYFSKFHTNIPESNNTIPDILDEMIYNLRWMLSMQDPNDGGVYNKCTNASFDGMVMPGVTKAPRYVVQKGTAAALDFAAVTAQASRVLKQYNKGLADTCLKAAERAWEWAKLHPAMEYDQKNFQPPVTTGPYGDKYFKDEWFWAGAELYVTTKQEQYKPEIIEAGLPSWSNVGMLGYYTLLRFNAAPQLKEKVIRMADRYAENLSAFQTPMGQSVRDFNWGSNSNAANQGILLINAYKLTGDKKYIDLALSNLDYLLGRNATGYCFVTGIGSKSPMHPHHRPSEADGIKEPVPGLLAGGPNPGMQDKCKYEFTAPELAYADIECSYASNEIAINWNAPIVYLANALEALKHRVGYTQPKK from the coding sequence ATGTTTTTACTCTCCTTATACATCGTGCTCAACCAGGCGGGCTTTTACCCGGATGCACCAAAAGTAGCAGTGGTTACCAACGCTCCCGCAGCTTCGAAATTCTACGTGATCAACGCAGATAAAAAAGACACTGTTTTCTTCGCTGACCTGGGCGAAGAAAAACAATCCGGCAATTCCGATACTAAAACCAGGATTGCGGATTTCACGAAACTCACCACAAAAGGCAATTTCTTCATACATGTTCCCGGTGTTGGAAACTCTTATATTTTTAAGATCAGCGATGATGCGAACAGAGAAGTAGCCATTGCTACCCTAAAAGGTTTCTACTACCAAAGAGTGTCCATGCCCCTGGAAGAAAAATACGCAGGCAAATGGCATCGCCCGGCAGGGCATCCGGATACGGCAGTATATATTCATCCCTCTGCAGCAGATGAGAAACGCCCCGCAGGAACAATTATTTCTTCTCCCGGAGGATGGTACGATGCGGGAGATTATAATAAGTACATCGTGAACTCAGGTATCACAATGGGCACGCTTTTATCTGCCTATGAAGATTTCCCTGTTTACTTTTCAAAGTTCCATACCAATATCCCTGAAAGCAATAATACCATCCCGGATATCCTGGATGAAATGATCTATAACCTCCGCTGGATGCTCAGCATGCAGGACCCGAACGATGGAGGTGTATACAACAAATGCACCAATGCTTCTTTCGATGGCATGGTAATGCCCGGTGTTACAAAAGCCCCGCGCTATGTAGTGCAAAAAGGTACCGCTGCTGCTTTGGACTTTGCAGCAGTGACCGCACAGGCAAGCCGCGTTTTAAAACAGTACAACAAAGGTCTGGCAGATACCTGCCTGAAAGCAGCAGAAAGAGCCTGGGAATGGGCGAAACTGCATCCTGCCATGGAATACGACCAAAAGAATTTTCAACCACCTGTTACCACAGGCCCATATGGCGACAAATACTTTAAAGACGAATGGTTCTGGGCAGGAGCGGAATTATATGTCACAACAAAACAAGAGCAATACAAACCGGAAATAATTGAAGCAGGGCTGCCATCATGGTCTAATGTAGGTATGCTCGGTTATTACACCTTGCTCCGTTTCAATGCAGCGCCGCAACTCAAAGAAAAAGTGATTCGCATGGCCGATAGGTACGCTGAAAACTTAAGTGCTTTTCAAACTCCCATGGGCCAGTCTGTGAGAGATTTTAACTGGGGGTCAAATTCAAATGCAGCCAACCAGGGCATTCTGCTGATCAACGCCTACAAATTAACCGGGGATAAAAAATATATAGACCTGGCCTTGTCCAATCTTGATTACCTGCTGGGCAGAAATGCCACCGGCTATTGTTTCGTAACGGGCATCGGTAGTAAATCACCCATGCATCCGCATCACCGTCCATCGGAGGCAGATGGCATTAAAGAACCCGTACCCGGTTTACTGGCAGGTGGCCCTAATCCCGGCATGCAGGATAAATGTAAGTACGAATTCACCGCTCCGGAATTAGCGTATGCAGATATTGAATGTTCCTATGCTTCAAACGAGATTGCAATCAACTGGAATGCCCCCATTGTTTACCTGGCGAATGCTTTGGAGGCCCTGAAGCACAGGGTGGGCTATACTCAGCCTAAAAAGTAG
- a CDS encoding RagB/SusD family nutrient uptake outer membrane protein codes for MKKIFSLAIIMFLLGSMSCKKSRLDVENPGAYSYDNYFTSATQMNEAVVATYAVLLHPGLWSREYYFIFDLLGNDAQRDAPLQGDIRPLSDFTFTASNSILTNLWASLYRLVLRSNVVIDRAAAWKPTAAADLALQKQYIAEAKFLRAYANMQLVTLWGRVPLRNNYAETVANLYPERTAIAAIWTAVEADLNAAVADLPLPKDQAAADLGRTNKGAAIALLGRAYLYQKKWAEAQTALLQLTKAPYTYQLTTTYDELFSQNNQVNTETIFQAMHAKWTDWGIGNQYYVFGGQETWGGKATHSDRAQEYGFNDWRNAFVSNALVKAFKYNNEAGVLYTDPRAKMVMYGDAASGAKTDYCNNCPGGTKPYPFAASEGGYRWRKYQYYEDVPSYGGPQSSINSQIIRYADVLLMIAETYIQTNDPGSALPYINQVRQRAGAFQYTTLGSQAQALQLLIRERQIELSGEQLRYFDLLRWGLLKQTLNPELQAQYGAATFQDRNVLLPIPQQEKDTNPKVSADVQNSWN; via the coding sequence ATGAAAAAGATATTCTCACTTGCTATAATAATGTTCCTGCTGGGAAGCATGAGCTGCAAAAAATCCCGCCTGGATGTGGAGAACCCGGGTGCTTACAGCTATGATAATTATTTCACCAGCGCAACACAGATGAACGAAGCTGTAGTGGCCACTTACGCGGTATTACTCCACCCCGGCTTATGGTCCCGCGAATACTATTTTATTTTCGATCTCCTGGGGAACGATGCACAACGGGATGCACCACTTCAGGGTGATATCCGTCCCCTGTCTGATTTTACTTTCACCGCATCCAACAGCATCCTCACCAATCTATGGGCTTCCCTGTACCGCCTGGTATTGAGGAGTAATGTAGTGATAGACCGTGCCGCCGCATGGAAACCAACCGCTGCAGCAGATCTGGCATTGCAGAAACAATATATTGCAGAGGCAAAATTCCTGCGTGCCTATGCTAATATGCAACTGGTAACACTCTGGGGAAGAGTGCCCCTTCGTAATAATTACGCAGAAACAGTAGCCAACCTCTATCCTGAAAGAACCGCCATAGCGGCTATCTGGACAGCCGTAGAAGCTGACCTGAATGCAGCTGTCGCCGATCTGCCTTTACCGAAAGACCAGGCTGCAGCAGATCTGGGAAGAACAAACAAAGGCGCTGCTATTGCTTTATTAGGAAGAGCTTACCTCTATCAGAAGAAATGGGCAGAAGCACAAACAGCGTTGCTGCAATTAACGAAAGCACCTTACACCTATCAGCTCACCACCACCTATGACGAACTGTTCTCGCAGAACAACCAGGTGAATACAGAAACTATTTTCCAGGCCATGCATGCTAAATGGACAGACTGGGGCATCGGCAATCAGTATTATGTTTTCGGCGGACAGGAAACCTGGGGCGGAAAAGCCACGCATAGCGACAGGGCACAGGAGTATGGCTTTAACGACTGGCGGAATGCTTTCGTATCCAATGCACTTGTAAAAGCATTCAAATACAATAATGAAGCGGGCGTTCTCTACACAGACCCCAGAGCAAAAATGGTGATGTATGGTGATGCAGCCAGTGGTGCTAAAACAGACTATTGCAACAATTGTCCCGGCGGCACAAAGCCCTATCCCTTTGCTGCAAGCGAAGGCGGATACCGCTGGCGTAAATACCAGTATTATGAAGATGTGCCCAGCTACGGCGGCCCCCAAAGCAGTATTAACTCTCAGATCATCCGGTATGCGGATGTGCTGCTGATGATCGCGGAAACTTACATTCAAACCAATGATCCTGGTTCTGCATTACCATATATCAACCAGGTAAGGCAACGTGCAGGCGCATTCCAATATACCACACTTGGTTCGCAGGCACAGGCATTGCAATTGCTGATCCGGGAAAGACAGATAGAGTTATCCGGTGAACAGTTACGTTACTTCGACCTGCTCCGCTGGGGGCTCCTTAAACAAACCCTTAATCCGGAATTGCAGGCGCAGTATGGTGCTGCTACCTTCCAGGATAGGAATGTACTGCTGCCTATTCCGCAGCAGGAAAAGGATACCAATCCGAAAGTATCCGCTGACGTGCAGAATAGCTGGAATTAA
- a CDS encoding SusC/RagA family TonB-linked outer membrane protein — MKQKLLKMMRALFLLLLCSAAVSAQSVKVSGKITDEAGAPLPGASVSEDGKARGVFADENGYYTLTVGSNSRLVFSFIGYTTQRIAVGDMSIVNVTMKLSNDASLNEVVVIGYGTARRKDVTGAINTITSKDFGNNSATTPSQLLQGKSPGVQIVNTSGIPGSGANIIIRGVGSFTNVSPLYVIDGIQSDAGLFNAINPQDIESVTILKDAASTAIYGAAAANGVVLITTKRAKAGVPRVNITSQWGFAKRSKKLDVLNAAQYLELAKDYAAAQGSTLPDKFNSPDITVTRTDWQDAIFRTGALSNNAVSVSGGSENVLYNFSAGYINQEAIVKDYRYKAINLRFSLEEKLGIFRFGQSLNTQFTNNTGTAADVTSALYMPPYFDIYDPTREGGFTAATNVKDLSNAGNPLVKVANLNMVNRNFILYPQFFGEVNLLKSLKVRSQIALSFGGNNTSEYQKPYIDGNDLATGRSATESQSTYNWYLLENYATWNQTFAGKHTLEVTVGNTYKDKGRSSFLKSQGTGIANDYVQNISVALSNTVTGANVGYGNNNVGISYFGRLVYNFNDKYILSASIRRDGSSVFGPANKFGNFPGVGLAWNVSNETFMKSIPQVNDLKVRVSWGKTGNNNIAAYQTTPLTYSGSPTGNLVYSFGNAEGFFSGTTVSNIPNPNLKWEETIQTNAGFDLALFNNALNINFDWYNRKNNDLLVNVPIPNSTGAGGVSGSPTIASNAASAKNTGFELAVAYRKVSSGGFGYSIGVNGGYNKNEVISLGNEFSAPIRDGSFNQNSAATYTAKGFPIGSFYGRLVDHVAIDQADINKYNDLARKITNDPAAIYQNNLKPGDFIFKDIDGNGIVDDRDVTVLGNPIPKFVYGFTINLNYRNFDLNLAASGVSGLKIYKDQNYVLLGTAALHNVSTDYLNRWRKAGDVAMYPAAGQNQTANLVPSDFYIENGAYTRLRMLTLGYTFPRTFLSNASKGVLNNVRVYVSAENLITLTDYSGYDPEISTPSGSNFIFARGIDRGQLPQPKTVLFGIQIGL, encoded by the coding sequence ATGAAACAAAAATTACTTAAAATGATGCGGGCGCTCTTTTTGCTGCTCCTATGCAGCGCCGCCGTATCCGCCCAGAGCGTAAAAGTTTCCGGGAAAATAACAGATGAGGCGGGTGCGCCCTTGCCGGGTGCCTCTGTATCGGAAGATGGAAAAGCCAGAGGTGTTTTTGCCGATGAGAACGGATATTATACACTCACAGTAGGCAGCAACAGCCGCCTGGTGTTCTCCTTTATTGGTTATACCACGCAGCGTATAGCCGTAGGAGATATGAGCATTGTCAATGTAACCATGAAACTTTCTAATGATGCCAGCCTGAATGAAGTAGTAGTGATCGGTTATGGTACGGCAAGAAGAAAAGATGTGACCGGCGCTATCAATACCATTACCAGCAAAGATTTTGGGAACAACTCTGCCACCACACCCAGCCAGTTGCTGCAGGGTAAATCTCCCGGTGTGCAGATCGTAAATACCAGTGGCATCCCGGGAAGCGGTGCCAATATCATCATTCGCGGGGTAGGCTCATTTACAAATGTCAGCCCCCTGTATGTAATTGACGGTATTCAAAGCGATGCTGGTCTTTTTAATGCCATCAATCCACAGGATATTGAAAGTGTGACCATCCTGAAAGATGCCGCCTCTACTGCCATCTATGGCGCTGCAGCTGCCAACGGAGTAGTGCTCATTACAACAAAGCGGGCAAAAGCGGGCGTTCCCAGGGTAAACATTACCAGCCAGTGGGGATTTGCCAAAAGGTCCAAAAAACTGGATGTGCTCAATGCTGCACAATACCTGGAGCTGGCAAAAGACTATGCCGCTGCACAAGGCTCTACTTTACCGGACAAATTCAATTCTCCGGATATCACTGTTACGCGTACAGATTGGCAGGATGCCATTTTCAGAACAGGTGCGCTTTCTAATAACGCAGTGAGTGTGAGCGGTGGTTCAGAGAATGTATTGTACAATTTTTCTGCAGGATATATTAACCAGGAAGCGATCGTAAAAGATTACCGGTATAAAGCCATCAACCTCCGTTTTTCGCTGGAAGAAAAGCTGGGCATCTTCCGTTTCGGTCAATCCCTGAACACACAGTTCACGAATAACACGGGCACTGCCGCAGATGTAACATCTGCATTATACATGCCCCCTTATTTCGACATTTATGATCCCACACGGGAAGGAGGATTTACCGCTGCCACGAATGTGAAAGACCTGAGCAATGCGGGCAACCCATTGGTAAAAGTGGCCAACCTGAATATGGTGAACAGGAATTTCATTTTGTATCCGCAGTTCTTTGGAGAAGTAAACCTGCTGAAGTCATTGAAGGTGCGGTCCCAGATAGCATTGTCCTTTGGCGGCAACAACACAAGTGAATACCAGAAGCCTTATATAGATGGGAACGATCTGGCTACAGGCCGCTCTGCCACAGAATCTCAATCCACTTATAACTGGTACCTGCTGGAAAACTATGCCACCTGGAACCAGACCTTTGCCGGCAAACATACCTTGGAAGTAACTGTTGGTAATACCTATAAAGATAAAGGCAGAAGCTCTTTCCTGAAATCCCAGGGAACCGGTATCGCCAATGATTATGTGCAGAACATTTCCGTGGCACTCAGTAATACTGTTACGGGCGCCAATGTGGGATATGGAAATAACAACGTGGGTATTTCTTATTTCGGCCGCCTGGTATACAACTTTAACGACAAGTACATTCTGTCTGCCAGCATCCGCAGAGATGGTTCTTCCGTTTTTGGCCCTGCTAATAAGTTCGGTAATTTCCCCGGTGTTGGTCTTGCCTGGAATGTATCCAACGAAACATTCATGAAATCCATTCCGCAGGTGAATGATCTGAAAGTTCGGGTGAGCTGGGGTAAAACAGGTAATAATAATATTGCTGCCTATCAGACCACACCACTTACTTACAGCGGAAGCCCCACCGGTAACCTGGTATACAGTTTCGGCAATGCAGAAGGTTTCTTTTCTGGTACCACTGTCAGCAATATTCCTAATCCCAACCTGAAATGGGAAGAAACCATACAAACAAATGCCGGTTTCGATCTGGCCTTATTCAACAATGCCCTTAACATTAATTTCGATTGGTACAACCGGAAGAACAACGATCTGCTGGTGAATGTACCTATCCCTAATTCAACCGGCGCCGGTGGCGTTTCCGGAAGTCCTACTATTGCCAGCAACGCTGCTTCCGCCAAGAACACCGGTTTTGAACTGGCAGTTGCTTACAGGAAGGTAAGCAGCGGAGGATTTGGATATAGTATTGGTGTGAATGGCGGATATAATAAGAACGAAGTGATCTCTCTCGGCAACGAATTTTCTGCGCCTATCCGTGATGGGTCTTTCAATCAGAACAGCGCTGCCACTTATACCGCCAAAGGATTTCCCATCGGTTCTTTCTACGGCCGCTTAGTAGACCATGTGGCCATTGATCAGGCAGATATCAACAAGTACAATGACCTGGCACGCAAGATCACGAACGACCCTGCTGCTATTTACCAGAATAATTTAAAACCCGGCGACTTCATTTTTAAAGACATTGATGGAAACGGTATTGTGGACGACAGAGATGTAACAGTGCTGGGTAACCCCATTCCTAAATTTGTATATGGTTTTACGATCAATCTCAACTACAGGAATTTCGATCTCAACCTGGCTGCCTCAGGCGTATCTGGCTTAAAGATCTATAAGGACCAGAATTATGTATTGCTGGGAACAGCAGCGCTGCATAATGTAAGCACAGATTATCTGAACAGATGGAGGAAAGCAGGCGATGTGGCCATGTATCCGGCTGCCGGCCAGAACCAGACCGCCAACCTGGTACCCTCTGATTTCTATATAGAAAATGGTGCTTACACGCGCTTACGTATGCTCACACTGGGATATACTTTTCCCCGTACTTTCCTGAGCAATGCCAGCAAAGGCGTATTGAACAATGTAAGGGTATATGTTTCCGCAGAGAACCTGATCACGCTCACTGATTACAGTGGTTATGATCCGGAGATCAGCACGCCCAGCGGTTCCAATTTCATCTTTGCGCGGGGTATAGACAGAGGCCAGCTTCCACAACCTAAAACAGTACTGTTCGGCATACAGATCGGCCTTTAA
- a CDS encoding TIM-barrel domain-containing protein, which yields MKGRYYILLYAVFVIFNHVEAKVPRKPVQETSDGVIVYPELNFSGNTKAVKLQVVSDRIIRVIASPAENLPPVKSLITVYGPALKNWTITEKGDKVILKTPALTATVLLSTGAVSFADKSGKLLLAERQFSGRSFSPAVFEGQQSYGITQVFETTADDAYYGLGQHQAGQYNYKGQQVFLFQNNTEVAIPFLVSRKNYGILWDNYSLTKVGDTREFMPLSRLKLYSKEGDSGWLTASYYNKPGEVAFTNAESKIDYPYLGDTKKNLPAAFQLQDGMVTWEGAIASDFEGMHKFRITYGGYAKIWIDGKLLTDNWRQSWNPGSVILDLPLQKNKKYPLKIEWKPDGAESYFSVNWLDPIPAADQHAFSFSSEAGKQLDYYFIHGNSMDDVIGGYRTVTGNATIVPKWAMGFWQSRERYKTQTEILQTVAEFRKRKIPLDNIVLDWSYWKEDAWGSQEFDKTRFSDPDSMIRVLHDQYHTKFMISVWPKMYEGIPAYDDFDKKGWLYKRNIADRQKDWIGKGYISTFYDAFNEEAKQGFWKLLQHKLYNKGIDAWWMDASEPDILSNVSPEKRKAQMSPTAAGIAAEYLNAYPLENAKGIYKGQRGVDKDKRVFLLTRSGYAGSQHYGAAIWSGDIASRWEDMKAQIPAGINFSMSGLPFWTMDIGGFAVENRFVKPQGPDLEEWKELQTRWFQFGAFVPIFRAHGQFPYREIFNIAEEDHPAYKSMLYYNRLRYRLMPYIYTLAGMTYHQQYTIMRGLVMDFPKDEAVKNIGDQFMFGPSLLINPVYHYKERNKKLYLPAGQGWYDLLTGEYFQGGRHITVAAPYEKIPVFVKEGSIIPTGPDLQYTEEKPADTITLHIYTGKDATFTLYEDENTNYNYEKGAFSQIPMKYNEATKTLTIGERKGSFHGMLTDRVFKIVWISRTGTATVDQPLRYNGQTQIVPQLKQK from the coding sequence ATGAAAGGAAGATATTATATCCTGCTCTATGCTGTTTTTGTAATTTTTAACCACGTTGAAGCAAAGGTCCCCCGCAAACCGGTTCAGGAAACCAGTGATGGAGTGATCGTTTATCCGGAGCTTAACTTTTCCGGCAACACGAAGGCCGTTAAATTACAGGTGGTCTCTGACAGGATCATCCGGGTGATCGCTTCCCCCGCTGAGAACCTGCCACCTGTTAAAAGCCTGATCACAGTATATGGCCCGGCTTTGAAGAACTGGACCATTACGGAGAAAGGTGACAAAGTGATCCTGAAAACCCCCGCCCTTACAGCTACTGTATTATTATCCACCGGCGCAGTATCCTTTGCAGACAAAAGTGGCAAACTCCTGCTGGCTGAACGGCAGTTTTCCGGGCGTTCCTTTTCCCCTGCCGTGTTTGAAGGGCAGCAATCATATGGCATCACCCAGGTTTTTGAGACCACGGCAGACGATGCTTATTATGGCCTTGGCCAGCACCAGGCTGGTCAGTATAATTACAAAGGCCAGCAGGTTTTCCTCTTTCAGAACAATACGGAGGTAGCCATCCCTTTTTTAGTGAGCCGTAAAAACTATGGTATCCTCTGGGATAATTATTCCCTCACAAAAGTGGGAGATACCCGGGAATTCATGCCGCTCTCCAGGCTCAAACTGTATTCAAAGGAAGGCGATTCAGGATGGCTAACGGCTTCTTACTATAACAAACCAGGTGAGGTCGCTTTTACGAATGCGGAATCCAAAATAGATTATCCTTACCTGGGAGATACCAAAAAGAACCTCCCTGCGGCATTTCAATTACAGGATGGAATGGTCACCTGGGAAGGTGCTATCGCTTCAGACTTTGAGGGTATGCATAAATTCCGGATCACTTACGGCGGTTATGCAAAAATCTGGATCGATGGGAAATTGCTGACAGATAACTGGCGGCAATCCTGGAATCCCGGCTCGGTGATATTAGACTTGCCACTCCAAAAGAACAAAAAATATCCGCTTAAGATAGAATGGAAACCAGATGGCGCTGAATCCTATTTCAGCGTGAACTGGCTAGACCCCATTCCCGCAGCTGATCAGCATGCCTTCTCTTTCTCTTCAGAAGCCGGCAAACAACTGGATTACTATTTCATTCATGGGAATAGTATGGACGATGTGATTGGCGGGTACCGTACTGTTACCGGCAATGCCACAATTGTGCCTAAATGGGCCATGGGTTTCTGGCAAAGCAGGGAACGTTATAAAACGCAAACAGAGATCCTGCAGACCGTGGCAGAGTTCAGAAAACGGAAGATCCCGCTGGATAATATTGTGCTGGACTGGAGTTACTGGAAAGAAGATGCATGGGGCAGCCAGGAGTTCGATAAAACCCGCTTTTCCGATCCCGACAGTATGATCCGCGTGCTGCATGATCAGTATCACACAAAGTTCATGATCTCCGTATGGCCTAAAATGTACGAAGGCATTCCTGCGTATGATGATTTTGATAAGAAAGGCTGGTTGTATAAAAGGAATATAGCAGACCGGCAGAAAGACTGGATAGGCAAAGGGTACATCTCCACTTTTTATGATGCCTTCAATGAAGAAGCAAAACAGGGCTTCTGGAAATTACTGCAACACAAACTATATAATAAAGGTATTGATGCCTGGTGGATGGATGCCAGTGAGCCGGACATCCTTTCCAACGTTTCCCCTGAAAAACGGAAAGCCCAGATGTCACCCACCGCAGCAGGTATTGCAGCAGAATATCTGAACGCTTATCCCCTGGAGAATGCAAAAGGTATTTATAAGGGGCAGCGTGGAGTGGATAAAGATAAACGGGTATTTCTTTTAACCCGTTCCGGTTATGCCGGTTCCCAACATTATGGCGCTGCTATCTGGAGCGGGGATATTGCTTCCCGCTGGGAGGATATGAAAGCACAGATCCCGGCTGGGATCAACTTCTCTATGTCCGGCCTTCCCTTCTGGACAATGGATATCGGAGGTTTTGCTGTGGAAAATAGGTTTGTTAAACCGCAGGGCCCTGATCTGGAGGAATGGAAGGAACTGCAAACAAGGTGGTTCCAGTTCGGGGCCTTTGTTCCCATCTTTCGCGCACATGGGCAATTCCCTTACCGGGAAATATTCAACATTGCGGAGGAAGATCATCCTGCCTATAAAAGCATGTTGTATTACAACAGGCTGCGTTACCGCCTGATGCCTTATATCTATACGCTGGCCGGTATGACCTACCATCAGCAGTATACCATTATGCGCGGCCTGGTGATGGATTTTCCGAAAGACGAGGCGGTGAAGAATATCGGTGACCAGTTTATGTTCGGCCCCTCTTTACTGATCAACCCGGTATATCATTATAAAGAAAGAAACAAGAAATTATACCTGCCTGCAGGGCAGGGCTGGTATGATCTGCTTACTGGTGAATACTTTCAGGGAGGCCGGCATATCACTGTAGCTGCACCTTATGAAAAGATACCGGTATTTGTAAAGGAAGGATCTATTATCCCCACCGGGCCTGATCTGCAATACACAGAAGAGAAACCTGCAGATACCATTACACTGCACATTTACACCGGAAAAGATGCCACGTTCACTTTATACGAAGATGAAAACACGAATTATAATTATGAAAAAGGGGCTTTCAGCCAGATACCCATGAAGTATAATGAAGCAACCAAAACCCTCACGATCGGTGAAAGAAAAGGAAGTTTCCACGGTATGCTCACAGATCGCGTATTTAAAATTGTATGGATCAGCAGAACTGGTACTGCCACCGTAGATCAGCCCCTGCGGTACAACGGTCAAACTCAAATAGTTCCACAGTTAAAACAAAAATGA